One window of the Microvirga mediterraneensis genome contains the following:
- a CDS encoding DUF3141 domain-containing protein, producing the protein MQEVQSRTGGRDVEGQDRLTELGRSQAKVAQVYQERCTKAVERYFEAVRAAGEPLRDGSVRSVSPLDLWRDASAYWLDFTQRSILFWDTLRQRGNNWVEHEKAGKPPLLAFDWEIVADARLFEQPVNYALVRIVPPAGIKTDPERRPFVIIDPRAGHGPGIGGFKEDSQVGVALKAGHPVYFVIFFPEPMPGQTLADVSKAEAEFLRIVGERHPKTRKPVLFGNCQGGWASMLVGAVEPDLVGPIVINGAPMSYWAGNDGENPMRYAGGILGGLWPALLASDLGAGTFDGAYLVENFEYLNPANTFFTKYYTLFSKIDTEPERFLEFERWWGGFFLMNRQEIKWIVENLFVGNNLAAGDAEWSEGRAFDLRSIRSPIILFASLGDNITPPQQAFNWVADLYPTTEALKANGQVIVGLMHKSVGHLGIFVSGAVAKREYKHIVDLIEYIEHQPPGLYGMQIEEHTTDEGLRYDVTLTEMRVEDLQVLQKYSRKDEMPFEAVEKTSEALASAYETFVHPFVAPMVTPAAAGLARGFNPQRVQRWVVSDLNPFFWPLKGAADIAKANRAPRDNDGPAVKMERCAAALTTASWDLYRDLRDAAVENTFFRIYGPASIGMVEEKKAIGEELIDIRNASFVKEALSRIEEGDRTRAMVRAALLLMKAGTGRRRLSAMKRTRELVGQDIGLLDMPIEAARDIIREQSYIVDFEPVKALLALPKLLQTSADRRRLLDMIDHIEGRIEANAKQIALLGEIRRLLAEDESPGKPKAEPITLTLVEREAEEHPGVGVKHGSARRASGTRRTREHP; encoded by the coding sequence ATGCAGGAAGTCCAATCAAGGACGGGAGGACGAGACGTCGAGGGACAAGATCGCCTGACGGAACTCGGTCGCTCGCAAGCCAAGGTCGCGCAGGTCTACCAGGAACGGTGTACGAAGGCGGTCGAACGCTACTTCGAGGCCGTGAGGGCTGCGGGCGAGCCGCTGAGAGACGGTTCGGTCCGCTCAGTGTCGCCTCTCGACCTCTGGCGAGACGCCAGCGCCTATTGGCTTGACTTCACACAGCGCTCCATCCTGTTCTGGGACACGTTGCGCCAACGCGGCAACAACTGGGTCGAGCACGAGAAGGCCGGCAAGCCGCCGCTGCTGGCCTTCGATTGGGAGATCGTCGCGGACGCTCGTTTATTCGAACAGCCCGTGAACTACGCTCTCGTGCGCATCGTACCGCCGGCAGGCATCAAGACCGACCCGGAGCGCCGGCCCTTCGTCATCATTGACCCGCGCGCCGGTCACGGGCCCGGTATCGGCGGATTTAAGGAGGATTCGCAGGTGGGCGTCGCGCTCAAGGCAGGGCACCCAGTCTACTTCGTGATCTTCTTCCCCGAACCGATGCCCGGACAGACCCTCGCGGATGTCTCCAAGGCCGAGGCCGAGTTCCTCCGCATCGTCGGCGAACGCCACCCCAAGACCCGTAAGCCCGTCCTGTTCGGCAACTGTCAGGGCGGTTGGGCCTCCATGCTGGTCGGCGCGGTCGAGCCGGATCTCGTCGGCCCCATCGTCATCAACGGGGCGCCCATGTCGTACTGGGCCGGAAACGACGGCGAAAATCCGATGCGCTATGCGGGTGGGATTCTCGGCGGCCTCTGGCCGGCACTTCTCGCCAGCGATCTCGGCGCCGGCACGTTCGACGGTGCCTACCTCGTCGAAAACTTCGAGTATCTCAACCCGGCCAATACCTTCTTCACCAAGTACTACACGCTCTTCTCCAAGATCGACACCGAGCCCGAACGCTTCCTGGAGTTCGAGCGCTGGTGGGGTGGCTTCTTCCTGATGAACAGGCAGGAGATCAAGTGGATCGTCGAAAACCTGTTCGTCGGGAACAACCTGGCGGCTGGCGATGCCGAGTGGTCCGAGGGGCGCGCCTTTGACCTGCGCTCGATCAGGTCGCCCATCATCCTGTTCGCGTCGCTCGGCGACAACATCACGCCGCCGCAGCAGGCCTTCAATTGGGTAGCCGATCTGTATCCAACCACTGAGGCACTGAAGGCCAACGGACAGGTCATCGTCGGCCTGATGCACAAGAGCGTTGGCCACCTCGGGATCTTCGTCTCGGGCGCGGTCGCCAAGCGGGAATACAAGCATATCGTCGACCTGATCGAGTATATCGAGCATCAGCCGCCGGGGCTGTACGGTATGCAGATCGAAGAGCACACGACGGATGAAGGCCTGCGCTATGATGTGACGCTGACCGAGATGCGCGTCGAAGACCTGCAGGTTCTGCAGAAATACAGCCGCAAGGACGAGATGCCGTTCGAGGCGGTCGAGAAGACCTCGGAAGCGCTCGCCTCCGCCTACGAGACGTTCGTTCATCCTTTCGTCGCGCCGATGGTCACGCCGGCTGCGGCCGGCCTTGCCAGGGGCTTCAATCCGCAGAGGGTTCAGCGGTGGGTCGTGTCCGACCTCAATCCATTCTTCTGGCCCCTCAAAGGCGCGGCGGATATCGCTAAGGCGAACCGGGCACCGCGTGACAACGACGGGCCGGCCGTAAAGATGGAGCGCTGTGCTGCCGCTCTCACCACGGCCTCATGGGATCTCTATCGCGACCTGCGGGATGCGGCCGTCGAGAACACATTCTTCCGCATCTATGGTCCCGCCAGCATCGGCATGGTCGAAGAGAAGAAAGCCATTGGGGAAGAGCTCATCGACATCCGAAATGCCTCCTTCGTGAAGGAGGCGCTGTCGCGTATCGAGGAGGGGGATCGCACGAGAGCCATGGTCCGCGCGGCCCTTCTGCTCATGAAGGCTGGTACCGGACGGCGGCGGCTCTCGGCGATGAAGCGGACAAGAGAACTTGTCGGGCAGGATATCGGGCTCCTCGATATGCCGATCGAGGCTGCGCGCGACATTATCCGCGAGCAGTCCTACATCGTCGATTTCGAGCCTGTGAAGGCGCTCCTGGCGCTTCCCAAGCTCCTGCAGACGTCGGCGGATCGGCGCAGGCTGCTCGACATGATTGATCACATCGAGGGGCGGATCGAGGCCAATGCCAAGCAGATCGCCCTCTTGGGTGAGATCCGGCGCCTGCTGGCGGAAGACGAGAGCCCCGGCAAACCGAAGGCAGAGCCGATCACATTAACGCTGGTGGAACGCGAGGCAGAGGAACACCCCGGGGTCGGGGTAAAGCACGGTTCCGCCCGTCGCGCCAGCGGCACACGACGCACGAGGGAACATCCATGA
- a CDS encoding acetate/propionate family kinase, with the protein MMPVLIVLNAGSSSLKFQVYDTPDGADPRVAFKGLFEGLGASARFVVKDARGQLLDEMTWSSGDRLGHEEALMHLVSWLRQHQEGRRLAAIGHRVVHGGGSFSGPVLVDDAVIETLETLVPLAPLHQPHNLEPIRIVRRRLPGLPQVASFDTAFHQTQSEIARTFALPREMSERGVRRYGFHGLSYDYISSVLKDYDPRLAEGRVIVAHLGNGASLCALHKGASIATTMGFSALEGLPMGTRCGALDPGVVFFMLREMKLTPDEAERMLYTKSGLLGVSGLSNDMRVLRANAANNADARRAIDLFVYRITREIGSLVAALGGLDGLVFTGGIGENDVATRSEVIAGLAWAGFSLNEAANGTGGPRISAGSGPAAWVIPTNEELVIARQTRSVLGTAHAKLAS; encoded by the coding sequence ATGATGCCCGTGCTCATCGTTCTCAACGCCGGCTCTTCGAGCCTCAAGTTCCAGGTTTACGATACGCCGGACGGTGCGGATCCTCGCGTCGCCTTCAAGGGCTTGTTCGAAGGATTGGGCGCGTCGGCGCGCTTCGTCGTCAAGGACGCCCGCGGGCAGCTCCTGGATGAGATGACGTGGAGTTCCGGCGACCGGCTCGGCCATGAGGAGGCGCTCATGCATCTCGTCTCCTGGCTGCGGCAGCATCAGGAGGGGCGCAGGCTCGCGGCCATCGGACACCGGGTGGTTCACGGCGGCGGATCCTTCTCCGGACCTGTCCTCGTTGACGACGCCGTGATCGAGACCTTGGAGACGCTGGTGCCGCTTGCGCCCCTGCATCAGCCTCACAACCTGGAGCCGATCCGGATCGTTCGCCGCCGCCTGCCGGGACTGCCGCAGGTCGCCAGCTTCGATACGGCTTTCCACCAGACCCAATCCGAGATCGCCCGGACGTTCGCGCTCCCGCGCGAGATGAGCGAGCGTGGAGTGCGGCGCTATGGCTTTCACGGGCTGTCCTACGACTACATTTCATCCGTGCTGAAGGACTACGATCCGCGCCTCGCCGAGGGGAGGGTCATCGTCGCGCATCTCGGGAACGGCGCGAGCCTGTGTGCACTCCACAAGGGAGCGAGCATCGCCACCACGATGGGCTTCTCGGCCCTGGAAGGCCTGCCGATGGGAACGCGCTGCGGTGCCCTCGATCCGGGAGTCGTTTTCTTCATGCTCCGGGAGATGAAGCTCACGCCGGATGAGGCCGAGCGCATGCTCTACACCAAGTCCGGCCTTCTCGGGGTGTCCGGTCTGTCGAACGACATGCGCGTGCTGCGGGCCAACGCCGCGAACAATGCGGATGCGCGGCGCGCCATCGATCTCTTCGTCTACCGCATCACGCGCGAGATCGGATCGCTCGTCGCGGCGCTCGGCGGGCTCGACGGGCTCGTCTTCACGGGGGGCATCGGCGAGAACGACGTGGCAACCCGCTCTGAGGTCATCGCCGGCCTCGCATGGGCAGGTTTTTCGCTCAACGAGGCTGCCAATGGCACCGGCGGTCCGCGGATCTCCGCCGGGTCCGGGCCCGCCGCGTGGGTCATCCCGACAAACGAGGAACTTGTGATCGCCCGGCAGACGCGCAGCGTGCTCGGCACGGCGCACGCCAAACTTGCATCCTGA